A DNA window from Daucus carota subsp. sativus chromosome 3, DH1 v3.0, whole genome shotgun sequence contains the following coding sequences:
- the LOC108212598 gene encoding aspartic proteinase CDR1: MEATKNMLLLIALTFLLSYTEANPSGFTVNLIHRDSTLSPYFNSSKTPYENLRNSVTRARARSAHFFTQNLDSSSSSFQSPLTAEPAEYLMKISVGTPPVDLLAVADTGSDLAWTQCEPCTQCYQQDTPLFNPEKSSTYVKQTCDSQACQSLSTTSCDDNNKCSYEVSYGDKSFSKGDLAFESLTFESTSGSPVVLPNISFGCGHINGGNFDKFTTGIVGLGNGPLSIVSQLNDTINGKFSYCLAPLGANVSSKVSFGSNAVVSGDGVQTTPFFTSDSGTFYYLDLESVSVGKTNVKFEKKKYTSNKAGADAGNIVIDSGTTITFLPTEFYQNFENEFKSSISSTPVEGAEGFSLCYRKEQGFEEKVPTVTFHFSGADLDLGASNTLLEVEEGVLCLAISQADDDMISIFGNVQQMNYLIGYDLVKETVSFKKSDCTNL, translated from the coding sequence ATGGAGGCCACAAAGAATATGCTTCTCCTCATTGCTCTAACCTTTCTTCTTTCTTACACAGAAGCAAATCCTTCCGGCTTCACCGTCAACTTGATTCACCGCGATTCGACGCTTTCTCCATATTTCAATTCCTCAAAAACTCCCTACGAAAATCTCCGCAACTCAGTCACTCGCGCAAGGGCTCGTTCGGCTCATTTTTTCACACAAAATCTCGAttcatcttcctcaagtttccaATCTCCTTTAACAGCAGAACCCGCAGAGTATCTCATGAAAATCTCCGTCGGAACTCCACCCGTGGACCTCCTCGCGGTGGCCGACACGGGAAGCGATCTGGCCTGGACACAGTGCGAGCCATGCACGCAATGTTACCAACAGGACACTCCTCTGTTCAACCCCGAGAAGTCTTCTACTTACGTGAAACAAACGTGCGACTCACAAGCTTGTCAGTCTTTATCCACAACTTCCTGTGATGATAACAATAAGTGCTCTTACGAGGTCTCGTAcggagataagtcattcagtaAAGGCGATCTCGCTTTCGAGTCGCTTACGTTCGAATCGACCTCGGGGAGTCCTGTGGTTCTTCCGAATATTTCGTTTGGTTGCGGACATATAAACGGGGGTAATTTCGACAAGTTTACGACTGGTATTGTTGGTCTCGGTAATGGTCCGTTGTCGATTGTGAGTCAGTTAAATGATACGATTAATGGTAAGTTTTCGTATTGTTTGGCGCCTCTGGGCGCGAATGTGTCGAGCAAAGTGAGTTTCGGAAGCAATGCAGTTGTGTCTGGAGACGGGGTCCAAACGACTCCATTCTTTACATCGGATTCGGGCACATTTTACTATCTCGACCTCGAGAGTGTCAGCGTAGGAAAAACAAACGTTAAATTTGAGAAAAAGAAATACACGAGCAATAAGGCCGGGGCTGATGCTGGTAATATCGTTATTGATTCGGGGACGACAATAACGTTTCTCCCGACTGAATTTTACCAGAATTTCGAAAATGAATTCAAGAGTAGTATATCTTCGACTCCAGTTGAGGGAGCGGAAGGTTTCAGCCTTTGCTACCGAAAAGAGCAGGGCTTCGAAGAAAAAGTGCCCACGGTGACATTTCATTTTAGCGGGGCTGATTTGGATTTGGGTGCATCAAACACCCTTTTAGAAGTTGAAGAAGGTGTGCTTTGCCTGGCGATTTCACAGGCTGATGATGATATGATTTCAATTTTTGGAAATGTGCAGCAGATGAATTATTTGATTGGGTATGATTTGGTTAAGGAGACTGTGTCGTTTAAGAAATCTGATTGCACTAATTTGTAG